Part of the Sulfuriflexus mobilis genome is shown below.
CTGTGAACTGGATGCGATAGGCATATCACTGGCCAACCTGAAGACCTTCCCCTGGATACGGGAACGAGTAGAACAAAACAGCCTGCAATTGCATGGCTGGTATTACGACATGATGACAGGGGACCTGTTGCGTCTGGATGAGGGAGAAGGGGGCTTTGTCTCGCTCTACTAAGCTTGCAGACTAGGCTTGTGTATTGCTTACAGGCGCACCAAGTTCAGTCTTTTTGCCATGAAAGGATGTAAATATCTTCTTGTGCGCCGTCAGCGAAAACTCATCATCCCTGGTGTCATACTGTTTTACCCAGGTGATGAGCATGTCTAAATTTGCATCCTGTTCGGCCTTTGATTTGTATTTATGCGGCTCCCACGGCCTGTTTTTGCAATGATTGATACAGGCCTCAATACCGGGATTCAGGAAGATGATCTCCGTGGCATGAGGAGTGGCCAGTTCGATCAAATCGGCATAACAGCCTTCAATAACCCAAGCCGTATGTGCTGACAGAAATTTTTCAAACTCTATAGCACTTTCGGCAATAGCCCGTCTTTCCGGCGGTGCCGTACTGCGCCAGGCAAGAGTATCCAAATCCAGGTGCGCCAGGTTGAACTCTTCGCCTAAGGCCTTTGCCAGGGTTGTCTTGCCCGCCCCGGAGTTACCAAAAATAATCACTCTCTGCATGCAATAGTCTTCCTTTTCAGAGCCGGCCGAACCGCCTCAATGGGATACGTAGTCATGCATCGCATACCACCTATGCAAGCGGTAAACCACTACCGGCCTCGCTGGCAGGCTTAGGCGTGTAATAATTGTATGAACAAGATGCCCCACATCACATACAGCGCCAGCACACTGAGCAGAAAGGCATTTCTACGATGAAAAATATTATTATAGGTCGTATGAATGACGGTATGTAAGATACGCATTATAAAGTATGACCACGCCAGGGCCAGGTAGACATAGTCGCCCCGCTCCATGACCAGGACCAGAATCACCACGACATAAAATAGTACCGGCTGCTCAAACTGGTTGTCGTAATTCTGGCTTACCTTGGTAAGGTATTCCGGTGGTTTTCCGCCCCGGTTGAGGAGGAAATAGGCCGGGCTCAGGTTATCCTCGCGTACCGCCCTTATCCTCAGGGCGAGCATCCTTAGCCCGACATACAAGCTAAGAAACACCATTCCGATCACCGGAAATAACATCCAATGCTGTTGCATGACAACTCCTGTTCGTGTTTAAAAATAGAAGCATCATGGTACGGGCTATTATAATATGTTCCATATCATATTTAATCCATAAGGAACTGGCTATGCCGCGTTCAGTCGCACACAAACAACGCAGCAGGCAAAAAATCCTCGAAAGTGCCGTCAAATTATTTACCCATCAGGGTTTTGATAATACCTCGATCGACCAGGTCATGAACGAGGCCGAGATGACGCGGGGCGCCTTTTATGCGCACTTTTCCAGCAAGAGTGAGCTATATCAGGTGGCCATACTCAGTGCCGCCTTAAATACACGACTGATACAGCAAAAACCGGATGACATGGATGAACAATCATGGCTGACGTCACTCCTGAACGGATATTTGAGCACAGCCCACCTGGACTTCGATATTGCACCTTGCCCTTTGGCCTTTCTGACCACTGATGTGGCAGTACGTGAACCGGCAGTCAGAACGACTTATACAAAAGTGTTTAAAGGTATGAACAAACGAATATTGAATTATGTGAAGAGTTATTCAGCTTGTGACGAGAATAGAATGCTGGCTATCACAGCTATGATGATCGGTGGAGTGGCTGTAGCCAGGGCCCTGAACGATAAAGCAATGACTGAACAATTGCTGGAGAGTTGTAAAGTGGTTGCGCAGGGGTTACTTGATAAAGACTAGTGGGATGAGATAGGGGACCATTATGTCCAGAAACCTGCAACAATAATAGCGACAATCTGTACGATTATATTAAGTGCCTCTAATTGTCTTAAAAAAAGAGTCTTAAAAAAAAGACGAGTTCCTTTTGTCATAATCAGTTTCCTCCCTGATATCTAATTATAGTTACGGTGCATAGCTGTCCTCTCAATAAGGTACTGGATAGCGGCTGAGAGATTAAATACAGCAGTGGATTTCGGTTAACTACCCGCCCCTTATCAGTCTCACTCCGCATAAATCCCTGTCAAGTCGAAGGTTATTGCGGCTGCCTGTTTTGCTGCAAAATACGCTATAATCCGTCCTTGTTCATACGGCTCCACCGCCATTTCAGTCGTTTCCTATGCAAACAGCCACTAACATCTTTTCCCATCGCCAGTACTGGGCCAAGCGCTTCGGTAGTGCGCCGGTATTGCCGATGACACGCACAGAGATGGATGCGCTCGGCTGGGATAGTTGCGATATTATCCTCGTTACCGGCGATGCCTACGTCGACCACCCGAGCTTCGGCATGGCGATGATTGGTCGCCTGCTGGAGGCGCAAGGCTTTCGGGTCGGCATCATTGCCCAGCCGGACTGGCAGGATAAAAATGCCTTCATGGAACTGGGCCAACCGAACCTGTTCTTTGGCATCACGGCCGGTAATATGGATTCGATGGTAAATCGG
Proteins encoded:
- a CDS encoding shikimate kinase yields the protein MIIFGNSGAGKTTLAKALGEEFNLAHLDLDTLAWRSTAPPERRAIAESAIEFEKFLSAHTAWVIEGCYADLIELATPHATEIIFLNPGIEACINHCKNRPWEPHKYKSKAEQDANLDMLITWVKQYDTRDDEFSLTAHKKIFTSFHGKKTELGAPVSNTQA
- a CDS encoding MAPEG family protein; protein product: MQQHWMLFPVIGMVFLSLYVGLRMLALRIRAVREDNLSPAYFLLNRGGKPPEYLTKVSQNYDNQFEQPVLFYVVVILVLVMERGDYVYLALAWSYFIMRILHTVIHTTYNNIFHRRNAFLLSVLALYVMWGILFIQLLHA
- a CDS encoding TetR/AcrR family transcriptional regulator, which gives rise to MPRSVAHKQRSRQKILESAVKLFTHQGFDNTSIDQVMNEAEMTRGAFYAHFSSKSELYQVAILSAALNTRLIQQKPDDMDEQSWLTSLLNGYLSTAHLDFDIAPCPLAFLTTDVAVREPAVRTTYTKVFKGMNKRILNYVKSYSACDENRMLAITAMMIGGVAVARALNDKAMTEQLLESCKVVAQGLLDKD